The following proteins are encoded in a genomic region of Sulfurimonas sp. HSL3-7:
- a CDS encoding Hsp20/alpha crystallin family protein, translated as MLLTPYNPFREIREIENRLFGSRALAKEDENVVTFTPKVNTREGEFAYHIDVDLPGVKKEDIKVDIKENVLIISGERNFKEEVKEEDYYRVETRFGKFSRSFTLPENVDIENIDAVSENGVLEVIIPKVEPKENVRSISVK; from the coding sequence ATGTTATTAACACCTTATAATCCATTTAGAGAGATCAGAGAGATCGAGAACAGACTTTTCGGCAGCCGTGCACTTGCAAAGGAGGATGAGAACGTTGTGACCTTTACACCGAAAGTGAACACACGAGAAGGCGAGTTTGCCTACCATATCGATGTCGACCTTCCGGGTGTAAAGAAAGAGGATATCAAAGTCGATATCAAAGAAAACGTGCTTATTATCAGCGGTGAACGCAACTTCAAAGAAGAGGTTAAAGAGGAGGATTACTACCGTGTCGAGACACGTTTCGGTAAATTTTCCAGAAGTTTTACATTGCCGGAGAATGTCGATATTGAAAACATTGACGCGGTTTCGGAGAACGGTGTCCTGGAAGTGATCATTCCCAAAGTGGAACCGAAAGAGAATGTCCGAAGCATCTCCGTTAAATAA
- a CDS encoding VCBS repeat-containing protein yields the protein MIKQCFGAIVLSTIIVGCGTSDSGSDATSVVNLGISSSPDADAQSSYTNSKTDIYIAYSSLPRPDGTGTLRDAIAYLDADGDGDTDVFLATGDYLLEGEVNSILALNDGAQTFTSSTAEFSGNMPPATHARKSIVSDFNNDGLQDIFVFDHGYDANPFPGSQPKLIMQNTIGSFSWEKLTAQTGFHHGGAAADIDNDGDIDIFVGGFAPFFFVNDGDGNFSKVDNRFDNSMDKIFSAELIDVDQDGFVDLLIGAHERDGDKTAIYWGSTTGSYTQNLRTLIPMVTYFGAILDFDAEDIDSDGDRDLIINRTRDGDDGAGKGFYQGRTIQLLVNNGGRSFTDATATNIDYPGGDTDQWFPWVRAQDVDNDGDIDFAPDDAGRGFGYLNDGTGVFTHTLLAP from the coding sequence ATGATTAAGCAATGTTTCGGTGCAATAGTATTGTCAACTATTATTGTTGGATGTGGTACGAGTGATAGCGGTAGTGACGCAACGTCAGTGGTAAATCTAGGTATATCTTCTTCACCAGATGCGGATGCACAAAGTTCATATACAAATTCAAAGACAGATATTTATATTGCATATTCTTCTTTACCCAGGCCTGATGGAACGGGCACGCTTCGAGATGCAATTGCCTATTTGGATGCCGATGGCGACGGCGATACCGATGTATTTCTTGCGACAGGTGACTATTTACTTGAGGGAGAAGTGAACAGTATTCTCGCACTAAATGACGGTGCACAGACCTTCACGTCATCAACAGCAGAGTTTAGCGGCAATATGCCTCCCGCGACGCATGCCAGAAAATCCATTGTAAGTGATTTTAACAATGATGGTCTACAAGATATATTTGTGTTTGATCATGGCTATGATGCCAACCCCTTTCCTGGAAGCCAGCCAAAATTGATTATGCAAAATACTATCGGTTCTTTCTCATGGGAAAAGTTAACAGCGCAAACAGGTTTCCATCACGGTGGAGCAGCAGCAGATATCGACAATGATGGTGATATTGATATTTTTGTTGGAGGCTTTGCCCCCTTCTTCTTTGTCAATGATGGTGATGGGAACTTCAGTAAAGTTGACAATCGTTTTGACAACAGCATGGATAAGATATTTTCGGCAGAATTGATTGATGTTGACCAAGACGGCTTCGTCGATCTTTTAATCGGTGCTCACGAACGAGATGGCGATAAAACAGCAATATACTGGGGGAGTACAACAGGATCCTACACCCAGAATTTGAGGACCCTGATTCCGATGGTAACCTATTTCGGAGCAATTCTGGATTTTGATGCAGAAGATATCGATTCAGATGGGGATCGTGATCTGATCATCAACCGAACAAGAGATGGCGATGACGGAGCAGGAAAAGGGTTTTATCAGGGTAGAACAATACAACTTTTGGTCAACAATGGCGGCAGAAGCTTTACTGATGCCACCGCAACAAATATCGATTATCCAGGGGGCGATACTGATCAATGGTTTCCCTGGGTAAGAGCACAAGATGTCGATAACGATGGCGATATTGATTTTGCTCCAGACGATGCAGGCCGCGGATTTGGCTATTTAAATGACGGTACAGGTGTATTTACGCATACTTTACTGGCCCCATAA
- the proB gene encoding glutamate 5-kinase, protein MKRVVIKVGSAVLTEHNCIAKERMLNLVSLIANLKNSYDVILVTSGAVAAGYSALKLDKSKQIGKKALAAAGQPILMSGYKKKFDIYDIDTAQILLTEDDFDSRKRTKMFQEIIDAHLANDILPIINENDITSTPEQLFGDNDQLSANVAYATNAELLVILSDIDGYYDKNPSEHKDAKLYKTITELPEDVLKDDSTPNNPFATGGIVTKLKAADFLMKRGKKMLLCNGFDLSAAESFLLKGEHTLGTLFTGEK, encoded by the coding sequence ATGAAACGAGTCGTAATCAAAGTCGGTAGTGCTGTCTTAACAGAACATAATTGTATCGCGAAAGAGCGCATGCTCAACCTGGTTTCGCTCATTGCCAACTTAAAAAACAGTTACGATGTCATACTGGTTACATCGGGCGCCGTAGCGGCAGGCTATTCGGCGTTAAAGCTTGACAAAAGCAAACAGATCGGCAAAAAAGCGCTTGCGGCGGCGGGACAACCGATCCTGATGTCAGGCTATAAGAAGAAATTCGATATCTACGACATCGACACGGCCCAGATCCTGCTGACGGAAGATGACTTCGATTCGAGGAAACGCACCAAAATGTTTCAGGAGATCATCGATGCCCACCTTGCCAACGATATTTTGCCGATCATCAATGAGAACGACATCACCTCTACCCCCGAACAGCTTTTTGGCGACAACGACCAGCTTTCAGCCAATGTCGCCTACGCTACCAACGCGGAGCTCTTGGTTATTTTGAGTGATATCGACGGCTATTACGACAAAAACCCTAGCGAACACAAAGATGCCAAACTCTATAAGACGATTACGGAACTGCCGGAAGATGTTCTAAAGGATGATTCGACGCCGAACAATCCCTTTGCGACGGGCGGTATCGTGACCAAGCTTAAAGCGGCAGATTTTCTGATGAAACGGGGTAAGAAGATGCTGCTTTGCAACGGTTTTGATCTCAGCGCGGCAGAATCATTTCTCCTGAAAGGCGAGCATACGCTCGGCACGCTTTTTACCGGTGAAAAATAG
- a CDS encoding FMN-binding negative transcriptional regulator, translating to MYIPEQFNINNAQSIHQFIRSNPFATVVSNIDGKIVATHMPIDRFQDGHYYGHFALNNPQSRIQENEETLVIFTGPHAYISPSMYASDFNVPTWNYSAVHCYGNIRFIDNETKIWNLFHELVYRYEGEAGWQLPNEEKFKDLTGFIRFFAFEIKRIEAKFKFNQNKPDEDIESVIEGLRGIGNHEAADFMERITTHRGPIKKPLEDF from the coding sequence ATGTATATACCCGAACAATTCAATATAAACAATGCGCAGTCCATTCATCAATTCATACGCTCAAATCCATTTGCCACCGTCGTTTCGAATATCGATGGGAAGATCGTGGCGACACACATGCCGATTGACCGCTTTCAGGATGGACACTATTACGGGCACTTTGCCCTGAACAACCCGCAATCAAGGATCCAGGAAAACGAAGAGACGCTTGTCATCTTTACCGGTCCGCACGCCTATATCTCACCGTCGATGTACGCTTCGGACTTCAACGTACCGACATGGAACTACAGTGCGGTCCACTGCTACGGAAACATTCGTTTTATCGACAACGAAACCAAAATATGGAATCTGTTTCATGAGCTTGTCTATCGCTACGAAGGCGAAGCGGGATGGCAACTCCCAAACGAAGAGAAGTTCAAAGATCTAACCGGGTTCATTCGCTTCTTTGCGTTTGAAATAAAACGTATCGAAGCCAAATTCAAATTCAATCAGAACAAACCGGATGAAGATATAGAAAGCGTCATCGAAGGATTAAGAGGTATCGGCAACCATGAGGCTGCCGACTTTATGGAACGCATCACAACTCATCGCGGGCCAATCAAAAAGCCGCTTGAGGATTTTTGA
- a CDS encoding cation-transporting P-type ATPase — protein MTTIQDWHNQTSEQTLSALKSTTAGLSAADAEQRLSDVGPNRLPEPPRRNVILRFFSHFHNILIYVLLGAAAITLLLGHVVDTAVIVAVVIINAVIGFIQEGKAEKAMDAIRQMLALRASVIRDGKRQTVAGELLVPGDIVLLEAGDKVPADLRLLETHGLQIQEAILTGESVAVEKRSEEVAAEAPLGDRFCIGFSGTTVTNGQGMGVVVAIGSDTEIGRISGMLSEVQTLNTPLVVQMTRLGKLLTLFILVIASLILMFGYFLLHYDFSTIFMAVVGLSVAAIPEGLPAVLTITMAIGVQAMARRNAIVRRLPAIETLGSVSVICSDKTGTLTRNEMKVASVVTDSERFEIGGNGYEPSGDVNVNGQAVAVFDHTLLQELGRTAALCNDSELVRKENAWSGQGDPMEVALLAFAGKSGIDCPDTKHQWTRTDVIPFDTKHKYMATLNHDHDNNAFIFVKGAPETILSMCAEQRTGNNETKPLDVTYWQEQANAIAAQGQRLLAFATKPVRPEQTILEHTDIDKSLIFLGLTGLIDPPRPEAIKAIAECHRAGIDVKMITGDHAVTAAAIGKQLGLRNGDAILTGGELDALNDDALASAVRQTGIFARTSPEHKLRLVMALQANGMTVAMTGDGVNDAPALKRAGVGIAMGRTGSEAAKEASEVVLADDNFSSIVAAVREGRTVYDNIKKVISWTLPTNAGEAMTVVLALILGLSLPISPIQILWVNMITAVTLGIALAFEPTEENTMQRPPRPRNESLLNGGVVWHIVLVAGLFLAGIFGIYEYAIASGYSERLAQTIALNTLVVLEIFHLLFIRNMHGSAWTWSVIRATPAVWLSIIVVVLGQIAITYVPWLQSVFATEDVGLFDSMLMLGIGVTMFVIIQFEKQLRLRVFKKTL, from the coding sequence ATGACAACGATTCAAGACTGGCACAACCAAACATCGGAACAGACATTATCCGCGCTGAAGTCAACGACGGCAGGACTGAGTGCAGCCGATGCGGAGCAAAGGCTGTCCGATGTCGGACCGAACAGGCTTCCGGAACCGCCGCGCAGAAATGTAATCCTGCGTTTTTTTTCCCACTTTCACAACATCCTTATCTATGTCCTGCTGGGAGCCGCCGCCATTACGCTGCTGCTGGGGCATGTTGTTGATACAGCTGTCATCGTTGCCGTGGTCATCATCAATGCCGTCATCGGTTTCATACAGGAGGGAAAAGCCGAAAAAGCGATGGATGCCATACGACAGATGCTGGCACTGCGCGCCTCTGTCATTCGCGACGGAAAGCGTCAAACCGTAGCGGGCGAACTGCTGGTTCCCGGCGATATCGTCCTGCTCGAAGCCGGCGACAAAGTGCCCGCCGACCTGCGCTTACTGGAAACCCACGGTCTGCAGATCCAGGAAGCGATTCTTACCGGCGAGTCCGTGGCTGTCGAAAAGCGTTCCGAAGAGGTCGCTGCGGAAGCGCCGCTCGGTGACCGTTTCTGCATAGGGTTCAGCGGGACTACAGTCACCAATGGACAGGGTATGGGCGTGGTGGTTGCCATAGGGTCTGACACAGAGATCGGTCGGATCAGCGGTATGCTCTCGGAAGTACAGACACTGAACACACCATTGGTTGTTCAGATGACACGCCTGGGCAAGTTGCTTACCCTCTTTATTCTTGTCATCGCATCCCTTATTTTGATGTTCGGTTATTTCCTCCTGCATTACGATTTCAGCACGATATTTATGGCCGTTGTGGGGCTTTCGGTTGCAGCCATACCGGAAGGGTTGCCTGCCGTGTTGACCATCACGATGGCTATCGGTGTCCAGGCCATGGCACGCCGAAACGCGATTGTCCGCCGTTTACCGGCGATCGAGACACTCGGATCGGTCTCCGTAATCTGTTCGGACAAGACCGGCACCCTGACCCGCAACGAAATGAAAGTGGCCTCGGTCGTCACAGACTCGGAACGCTTTGAGATCGGAGGGAACGGGTATGAGCCTTCTGGCGATGTGAACGTTAATGGACAGGCTGTCGCCGTGTTTGACCATACGCTCTTACAGGAACTGGGACGAACGGCTGCACTCTGCAATGATTCGGAACTTGTTCGAAAGGAAAATGCATGGTCCGGTCAGGGCGACCCTATGGAGGTTGCCCTGCTGGCGTTTGCAGGAAAGTCCGGTATTGACTGTCCCGACACAAAACATCAGTGGACGCGCACCGATGTGATCCCTTTTGATACGAAGCACAAGTATATGGCGACGCTTAACCATGACCATGATAACAATGCCTTCATCTTCGTCAAGGGGGCACCTGAGACCATACTCTCCATGTGTGCTGAACAGCGCACCGGCAACAATGAAACCAAACCGCTGGATGTTACATATTGGCAGGAGCAGGCAAATGCAATAGCCGCACAGGGGCAACGCCTCCTGGCCTTCGCAACCAAGCCGGTCCGGCCCGAACAGACAATACTCGAGCACACCGATATTGACAAGTCACTGATATTTCTCGGGCTGACCGGTCTGATCGATCCACCGCGGCCTGAAGCCATTAAAGCGATCGCCGAGTGCCATCGAGCGGGTATAGACGTCAAAATGATCACCGGTGATCATGCCGTCACGGCAGCTGCGATCGGTAAACAACTGGGGCTTCGAAACGGCGATGCTATTTTGACCGGCGGCGAACTGGACGCGCTTAACGACGACGCACTTGCATCTGCCGTTCGACAGACGGGCATCTTTGCACGCACAAGCCCGGAACATAAACTACGCCTGGTGATGGCACTGCAGGCCAATGGAATGACGGTGGCCATGACGGGTGACGGGGTCAATGATGCACCCGCACTTAAGCGCGCAGGTGTCGGCATTGCTATGGGGAGAACCGGCAGCGAAGCGGCAAAAGAGGCTTCGGAAGTCGTATTGGCTGACGACAACTTTTCATCGATCGTCGCTGCCGTGCGCGAGGGGCGGACGGTCTACGATAATATTAAAAAAGTCATCAGCTGGACCCTGCCGACCAATGCCGGTGAGGCCATGACCGTTGTCCTCGCACTGATACTCGGATTGAGCCTGCCCATCTCACCGATCCAGATCCTCTGGGTGAACATGATCACTGCGGTGACACTGGGCATAGCACTGGCCTTTGAACCTACGGAAGAGAACACCATGCAACGCCCGCCCAGACCCCGCAACGAGTCGCTGCTTAATGGTGGTGTCGTGTGGCATATTGTACTGGTCGCCGGCCTGTTTCTGGCCGGCATATTCGGCATCTATGAATACGCTATTGCAAGCGGCTATTCCGAACGCCTTGCACAGACGATCGCATTGAATACGCTGGTAGTGCTGGAGATATTTCACCTTCTCTTCATCCGTAATATGCATGGAAGTGCATGGACATGGAGCGTAATACGTGCCACCCCTGCTGTTTGGCTATCCATCATCGTCGTTGTACTCGGTCAGATTGCCATTACCTATGTACCATGGCTCCAAAGTGTTTTCGCGACCGAAGATGTGGGTCTGTTTGACAGCATGTTGATGCTCGGTATCGGCGTCACGATGTTTGTCATCATCCAATTCGAGAAACAGCTACGTCTTCGGGTATTTAAAAAAACGTTGTGA
- a CDS encoding Crp/Fnr family transcriptional regulator, with translation MLQTIERAGLPDLFEHKKHIVYPAGGSAFSSSDTMKNVYFILSGKIKISQVNPETSKEQTLYLLSRGDIYDVITLLDGREHDYISVALEESEVVEVPIGHIRELIENDPAFNTFFFPYLAKQMRNMEDLAVDLSLYDVYNRLLRLIARNVDTAKGRSLKLIHNLSHEELAALVGSVRKVVNRNIQRLKEEGILEVSRKQLKLKSLQQLFEKLKY, from the coding sequence TTGTTGCAAACTATTGAGCGGGCTGGCCTGCCGGATCTCTTTGAACACAAAAAACATATTGTCTACCCGGCAGGGGGCAGCGCCTTCAGCAGCAGTGACACCATGAAAAACGTCTATTTCATACTCAGCGGCAAGATAAAGATATCCCAGGTCAATCCCGAGACCTCCAAAGAGCAGACGCTCTACCTTTTAAGCCGGGGAGATATCTACGATGTCATCACGCTGCTTGACGGCAGAGAACATGACTATATCTCTGTCGCCCTCGAAGAGAGCGAGGTGGTCGAAGTACCGATCGGGCATATCCGCGAGCTTATTGAGAACGATCCCGCCTTCAACACCTTCTTTTTCCCCTATCTGGCCAAACAGATGCGCAATATGGAAGACCTGGCAGTGGACCTCTCCCTCTACGATGTCTACAACAGACTGCTGCGTCTTATAGCGAGAAATGTCGACACGGCAAAGGGACGATCACTTAAACTGATCCACAACCTTTCGCACGAAGAGTTGGCGGCACTTGTCGGAAGCGTCCGCAAGGTGGTCAACCGCAATATACAGCGGCTGAAAGAAGAGGGTATTCTGGAGGTCTCCCGAAAGCAGTTGAAGCTTAAAAGTCTCCAGCAGCTGTTTGAAAAACTCAAATATTAG
- the katG gene encoding catalase/peroxidase HPI — MSDKKHPMHHTSGGGTSNRDWWPNRLRLEILHQHSPLSNPMGEEFNYAEAFNSLDLEAVKKDLQALMSDSQEWWPADFGHYGPLFIRMAWHSAGTYRTGDGRGGAGSGQQRFPPLNSWPDNVNLDKARRLLWPIKQKYGRNISWADLMILTGNVALESMGFKTFGFAGGREDAWEPEENVYWGSESTWLEGDKRYSGERDLENPLAAVQMGLIYVNPEGPEGNPDPVAAAKDIRETFARMAMNDEETVALIAGGHSFGKTHGAGDAAHVGPEPEAAGIEEQGFGWKSSFGSGKGGDTISSGLEVTWTQTPTKWSNRFFENLFGFEWELTKSPAGAHQWKPKGDAGSGSVPDAHDPSKHHAPSMLTTDLSLRFDPEYEKISRRFYENPDEFADTFARAWFKLTHRDMGPRTRYLGPEVPKEELIWQDPVPALNHELIDEKDVAALKEKILASGLSVSQLVSTAWASASTFRGSDKRGGANGARIRLAPQKDWEVNRPQQLAKVLKTFEAIQNGFNNTHSVHKRVSLADLIVLGGCAGIEQAAKHAGHTVTVPFTPGRMDASQEQTDVLSFAMLEPVTDGFRNYQKTEYAISAEELLIDKAQLLTLTAPEMTVLVGGMRVLDTNVGDSRHGVFTERTESLTNDFFVNLLDMGTAWKAVSETEELFEGIDRTTGEPKWSATRVDLVFGSNAQLRALAELYGSSDAQEQFVHDFVAAWTKVMNLDRFDLA; from the coding sequence ATGTCCGATAAGAAACACCCGATGCATCATACTTCCGGCGGCGGCACGTCGAACCGGGACTGGTGGCCGAACCGGTTGCGGCTCGAAATTTTGCACCAGCACTCCCCCCTCTCCAATCCGATGGGCGAGGAGTTCAACTACGCAGAAGCGTTCAATAGTCTTGATCTTGAAGCCGTAAAGAAGGATCTCCAGGCGCTGATGAGCGACTCGCAGGAGTGGTGGCCGGCGGACTTCGGTCACTACGGACCGCTGTTCATCCGTATGGCATGGCACAGTGCCGGCACCTACCGCACCGGTGACGGCCGTGGCGGCGCCGGGTCCGGCCAGCAGCGCTTTCCGCCGCTCAACAGCTGGCCCGACAACGTCAACCTTGACAAGGCGCGCAGGCTGCTCTGGCCGATCAAGCAGAAGTACGGCCGCAACATCTCCTGGGCCGACCTGATGATCCTCACCGGGAACGTCGCGCTGGAATCGATGGGGTTCAAGACCTTCGGTTTCGCCGGCGGGCGCGAGGATGCCTGGGAGCCGGAAGAAAATGTCTATTGGGGTTCCGAGAGCACCTGGCTGGAGGGTGATAAACGCTACTCCGGCGAGCGGGATCTCGAAAATCCGCTCGCTGCCGTCCAGATGGGTCTGATCTACGTCAACCCGGAAGGCCCGGAGGGCAACCCGGACCCGGTTGCCGCCGCCAAGGACATCCGCGAGACCTTCGCGCGCATGGCGATGAATGACGAAGAGACGGTCGCGCTGATCGCCGGCGGCCACAGTTTCGGCAAAACCCACGGCGCCGGCGATGCGGCCCATGTGGGGCCTGAGCCGGAAGCAGCCGGCATCGAGGAGCAGGGGTTTGGCTGGAAAAGCAGCTTCGGCAGCGGCAAAGGCGGTGACACGATCAGCAGCGGTCTGGAAGTCACCTGGACCCAGACGCCGACGAAATGGAGTAACAGATTCTTCGAAAACCTTTTCGGCTTCGAATGGGAACTGACCAAGAGCCCGGCCGGTGCGCATCAGTGGAAACCGAAGGGTGACGCGGGGTCCGGTTCGGTGCCCGATGCCCATGACCCCTCAAAGCATCATGCGCCCTCCATGCTGACCACGGACCTCTCCCTGCGGTTCGACCCTGAGTACGAAAAAATTTCACGGCGTTTCTATGAAAATCCGGATGAATTTGCAGACACGTTCGCCCGGGCATGGTTCAAGCTGACCCACCGTGACATGGGACCCCGCACCCGCTATCTCGGTCCGGAAGTTCCCAAAGAAGAGCTTATCTGGCAGGACCCCGTCCCTGCACTCAACCATGAGCTCATCGATGAAAAGGACGTCGCCGCCCTCAAGGAGAAGATCCTGGCGTCCGGACTCTCTGTTTCCCAACTGGTCTCGACCGCCTGGGCCTCGGCGTCCACCTTCCGCGGTTCCGACAAGCGCGGCGGAGCGAACGGTGCCCGTATCCGTCTTGCGCCGCAGAAGGACTGGGAGGTGAACCGGCCACAGCAGCTGGCAAAAGTCCTCAAAACGTTTGAGGCTATCCAAAATGGTTTCAACAACACGCACTCCGTACACAAGAGGGTCTCGCTTGCCGACCTGATCGTCCTGGGCGGTTGCGCGGGTATCGAGCAGGCCGCGAAGCATGCCGGTCACACCGTGACGGTCCCCTTCACGCCCGGCCGCATGGACGCTTCTCAGGAGCAAACCGATGTGCTCTCCTTCGCCATGCTCGAACCAGTCACGGACGGCTTCCGCAACTACCAGAAAACCGAATACGCTATATCCGCCGAGGAGCTGCTGATCGACAAGGCACAGCTGCTGACACTGACCGCACCCGAGATGACGGTACTTGTCGGCGGCATGCGCGTCCTGGATACCAACGTCGGAGACTCCCGGCACGGCGTCTTCACCGAGCGCACGGAGTCGCTCACCAACGACTTCTTCGTGAACCTGCTCGATATGGGGACGGCCTGGAAAGCGGTCTCGGAGACCGAGGAGCTCTTTGAGGGAATCGACCGCACAACAGGCGAACCGAAGTGGAGCGCCACCCGCGTCGATCTGGTCTTCGGCTCAAACGCCCAGCTCCGGGCCCTGGCCGAACTCTACGGCAGCAGCGACGCGCAGGAGCAGTTTGTCCATGACTTCGTGGCGGCGTGGACCAAGGTGATGAATCTGGACCGCTTTGATCTCGCCTAG
- a CDS encoding DEAD/DEAH box helicase, producing MSFTTLGLSKPILRAIAEEGYTTPTPIQAKAIPVVLAKKDILAGAQTGTGKTAGFTLPLLQLLSDAPQTKGKPRVRALILTPTRELAAQVGDSVKTYGKYLPFKSTVIFGGVGINPQIERLKRGVDVVIATPGRLLDLANQRCIDLSAVDFLVLDEADRMLDMGFIHDIKKVLALLPKKRQNLLFSATFSNEIKALADGLLDSPTLIEVARRNTASESVEQRIYPVDRERKRELLSHLIKDHDWRQVLVFTRTKHGANRLTEQLGKDGITASAIHGNKSQTARTKALADFKRGDVRVLVATDIAARGIDIDQLPHVVNFELPNVSEDYVHRIGRTGRAGNEGEAISLVCVDELKLLRDIEKLIKRDIPQVKLKGFEVDPSIAPEPIQQRSAGRGGNRGRGGSGGGGSRPKSTTSATRQDSGRSRNSARPGTKQRSRDSHRGNR from the coding sequence ATGTCATTTACTACATTGGGGCTTTCGAAGCCGATTTTACGCGCTATTGCAGAAGAGGGCTATACAACGCCGACACCGATCCAGGCCAAAGCGATTCCTGTCGTCCTGGCAAAAAAAGATATCCTCGCAGGTGCGCAGACGGGAACGGGCAAGACGGCCGGTTTCACCCTTCCGCTGCTGCAGCTGCTCAGTGATGCGCCGCAGACCAAGGGCAAGCCTAGAGTCCGTGCACTCATCCTGACACCGACACGCGAGCTGGCCGCACAGGTCGGCGACAGTGTCAAGACCTACGGTAAATACCTGCCGTTCAAGTCGACCGTCATCTTCGGCGGCGTCGGCATCAACCCGCAGATTGAGCGGCTCAAAAGAGGGGTGGACGTTGTTATCGCAACACCGGGGCGCCTTCTGGACCTTGCCAATCAAAGATGCATCGATCTCTCAGCCGTCGATTTTCTGGTGCTCGACGAAGCGGACCGCATGCTCGATATGGGGTTCATCCACGACATCAAAAAAGTGCTGGCACTGCTGCCTAAAAAACGTCAAAACCTTCTCTTCTCTGCGACATTCTCGAACGAGATCAAGGCGCTTGCCGACGGTCTGCTCGATTCGCCGACCCTTATCGAGGTGGCCCGCCGCAACACCGCTTCGGAGAGCGTTGAACAGCGCATCTACCCGGTAGACAGAGAACGCAAACGCGAACTGCTTTCGCATCTGATCAAAGACCATGACTGGAGACAGGTCCTTGTCTTCACCCGTACCAAGCACGGGGCAAACCGTTTGACGGAACAACTGGGTAAAGACGGCATCACGGCTTCTGCGATCCACGGCAACAAAAGCCAGACGGCGCGCACGAAAGCCCTTGCGGACTTTAAACGGGGCGATGTGCGTGTTCTGGTTGCGACCGACATCGCCGCACGCGGCATCGACATCGACCAGCTGCCGCATGTGGTGAACTTCGAACTGCCGAACGTCTCGGAAGACTATGTTCACCGCATCGGGCGGACGGGACGTGCAGGCAACGAAGGCGAAGCGATATCCCTGGTCTGTGTCGACGAGCTGAAACTGCTCAGAGACATTGAAAAGCTTATCAAACGTGATATCCCCCAAGTCAAGCTCAAAGGGTTTGAGGTTGATCCGTCGATCGCCCCGGAACCGATCCAGCAGCGCAGTGCGGGCCGCGGCGGAAACAGAGGCCGCGGCGGTAGCGGCGGCGGGGGCTCCCGTCCGAAGTCGACGACAAGTGCGACACGCCAGGATTCTGGACGCAGCCGGAATTCGGCAAGACCCGGCACAAAACAGCGCAGCAGAGACTCACACAGAGGTAACCGATAA